The following proteins are co-located in the Macadamia integrifolia cultivar HAES 741 chromosome 3, SCU_Mint_v3, whole genome shotgun sequence genome:
- the LOC122072671 gene encoding putative disease resistance protein At5g47280, translating to MEFLGGLLLGPVAQELLNLILETKGRVHHFKDHLGQLQSTLQTIIPTIEEGDRLNAQLTDQRPRTHIEKLKIELEKGKELMWNCLNIPFWNVFNKSRYSQQIVELNRNLRDCFDMGVLADTWLLSQQIFADLREGRNFSLRPEVSCSAPVPDKTFGMDLPLMELKKLLFGEDVRVLGLCGPPGCGKTTLAAMLCRDKDVEDSFENIFFLRVSSTPNLKGIVERLFQQMMMNRTPTFLDDEDAVMQLGNLLEREPNTTLLVLDDVWDDSLVQKFVFKIEKYKILVTSRTKCPTFDDIYSLKMLTEPDAMALFRHSALFPQNGNGNYEEPDWDLLNKIVDGCKGLPLVLSVIGHSLRRQPPRVWQSTERKLSSCSIFESHSVLLHILGTSIDNLEKKVQECFMDLSSFPEDQRIPASALIDIWVELHGIDEVDAYINLHELSTKNLVSLIEISRDAGEIDGNMNKLFVTQHDLLRDLAIYRSRQQSTRLIMERTEDSLLKRKREQEFNARLVSIHTGEKFLSNWCNMHLPEAEVLILDFFATNYNLPPFMEEMEKLKVLIIVNHGHYYTQLNCLTIPSYLSHLKRVRLEKVLVPSLTEIAMPLKNLKKISLFMCQFGQALSSEIDFPYMFPNLVEIDIDYCNDLVELPQGICNLVHLQSLSITNCHELSELPERIGNMRDLTVLRLHACTKLSELPDSLRELQVLSFLDISDCINVELPEWISDLRSLRKLNMGGSSELSELPCSAVSLVNLRNVICDEGTANLWNRLKCHLPELNITVRKDDNNLFWLGDLKSKQLCS from the exons atggaATTTTTGGGAGGACTTCTTCTGGGTCCAGTAGCGCAAGAATTACTGAATTTGATTTTAGAAACCAAAGGTAGGGTTCATCATTTCAAAGATCATCTGGGGCAACTCCAATCCACTCTCCAAACCATCATTCCTACGATCGAAGAAGGCGATCGTTTAAATGCTCAGTTAACAGATCAGCGTCCAAGAACCCATATCGAGAAATTAAAGATAGAGTTGGAGAAAGGGAAGGAACTTATGTGGAATTGTTTGAATATCCCATTCTGGAACGTCTTCAACAAGTCCAGATACTCCCAACAAATCGTCGAACTGAATAGAAATTTGCGTGATTGTTTCGATATGGGAGTTTTGGCAGATACGTGGCTTCTCAGTCAACAGATCTTTGCTGATCTCAGAGAAGGGAGAAATTTTAGTCTGAGACCAGAGGTTTCATGCTCTGCTCCGGTCCCAGACAAGACCTTTGGAATGGATTTGCCTCTGATGGAACTGAAGAAGCTATTGTTTGGAGAGGATGTGAGGGTTCTTGGGCTGTGTGGTCCTCCAGGTTGTGGGAAGACAACTTTAGCTGCCATGCTTTGCCGAGATAAAGATGTGGAAG ATAGTTTCGAGAACATATTCTTCCTTAGAGTTTCAAGCACACCTAACTTGAAGGGGATAGTAGAGAGATTGTTTCAACAGATGATGATGAATAGAACACCTacattcctagatgatgaagatgctGTAATGCAGCTGGGAAACCTTCTGGAGAGGGAACCAAATACCACATTGTTAGTTCTGGATGATGTTTGGGATGACTCACTTGTTCAGAAATTTGTCTTCAAGATAGAAAAATATAAGATCCTGGTTACTTCAAGAACTAAATGTCCAACATTTGATGATATATATTCTTTGAAAATGCTTACTGAACCAGATGCCATGGCACTCTTTCGTCACTCAGCACTATTTCCTCAGAATGGGAATGGGAACTATGAGGAGCCTGATTGGGATCTTCTAAACAAG ATAGTAGATGGTTGCAAGGGACTACCACTTGTTCTTTCGGTGATTGGACACTCATTGCGTAGGCAACCTCCCAGGGTGTGGCAAAGCACTGAGAGGAAGCTGTCAAGTTGCTCCATTTTTGAGTCCCACAGTGTTTTGCTGCATATACTTGGAACAAGCATAGAtaatttggagaagaaggtTCAAGAATGTTTTATGGACTTGAGTTCCTTTCCTGAAGACCAAAGGATCCCTGCTTCAGCTCTGATAGATATTTGGGTTGAACTCCATGGAATAGATGAAGTTGATGCTTACATCAACCTCCATGAACTTTCCACTAAAAATCTTGTTAGTCTCATTGAAATCTCAAG AGATGCAGGGGAGATTGATGGTAACATGAATAAGCTATTTGTTACCCAGCATGATCTTCTTAGAGACTTGGCTATCTACCGAAGCCGGCAGCAGAGTACAAGGTTAATCATGGAGAGAACAGAAGACAGCCTTCTTAAGAGAAAGAGGGAACAAGAGTTCAATGCACGCCTTGTCTCTATCCACACAG GTGAAAAGTTCTTGTCAAACTGGTGCAACATGCATCTTCCCGAAGCTGAGGTTTTAATCCTGGATTTCTTTGCAACTAACTACAATTTACCCCCATTcatggaggaaatggagaagCTGAAGGTTCTAATTATAGTAAATCATGGACACTACTATACCCAACTGAATTGTTTGACAATACCTAGCTATTTGTCCCATTTAAAGAGAGTAAGGTTGGAAAAGGTTTTGGTCCCTTCCCTCACTGAAATCGCAATGCcattgaagaacttgaagaagatatcattgTTCATGTGTCAATTTGGCCAAGCATTGAGTTCTGAGATCGATTTTCCCTACATGTTTCCAAATCTTGTTGAGATTGATATCGACTATTGCAACGACCTTGTGGAATTGCCTCAAGGGATTTGCAATCTTGTCCACTTACAGAGTCTCAGCATAACTAACTGTCATGAATTATCTGAACTACCTGAGAGAATTGGAAATATGAGAGATTTAACAGTGCTAAGGCTTCATGCTTGTACAAAGTTGTCTGAGCTACCTGATTCTTTAAGAGAACTCCAGGTGCTAAGTTTTCTTGATATATCTGATTGTATCAATGTGGAGCTGCCTGAATGGATTAGTGATCTCCGTAGTTTGAGAAAGCTCAACATGGGAGGGTCCTCAGAACTGAGTGAATTGCCTTGTTCGGCCGTTAGCCTTGTGAATCTAAGGAATGTGATCTGTGATGAAGGGACTGCGAATCTTTGGAATCGTCTCAAATGTCATTTACCTGAGCTGAACATTACAGTGCGTAAAGACGACAACAACTTATTCTGGCTTGGTGATCTCAAGAGCAAACAACTATGTTCTTGA
- the LOC122072973 gene encoding probable disease resistance protein At5g66900: MEFWGGLFLGPVAQELLNLILEIKDRVFHFKDYLETLQSTVELIIPVIEEGDLQNATDHHRPRTHMEKLKVELEKGKELLSNCSDIPFWNFFNRYRYKQRIEELNINLRECFQMVLNQEILVELREGRKVSLRSELSCAASVPDRTFGLDLPLMELKMLLFRENVRVLGLCGPPGCGKTTLASLLCMDKDVIDSFNNIFFLRVSSTPNLKEMVERLFQQMTLNRTPTFIDDEDAVMQLGSLLEREPNTTLLALDDVWDDSLVQKFLFRIEKYKIIVTSRAEFPTFDDTYSLKMLTEPDAMALFRHSALLSPQNGNGNYEEPDCDLLNKIVDGCKGLPLALSVIGHSLCRQPPWVWQNTERKLSSCSIFDPHSILLNRLGTSIDVLEKKVQECFMDLSSFPEGQRIPASSLIDIWVELHGIDKVDAYVILLELSTKNLVNLIEISREDAGEIDGNMNKLFVTQHDLLRDLAIYRSRLQGTRLIVERKEDSLLKRKREQEYKACLVSIHTGEKFLSNWCNMHLPETEVLILDFFATKYNLPPFMEKMEKLKVLIIVNRGHYYSQLNFLTTPSYFSHLKRVRLEKVLIPSLTEIAMPLKNLKKISLFMCQFGQALNWEFNFPCMFPNLVEIDIDYCNDLEELPQGICNLVQLQTLSISNCHELSAIPERIGCLRDLEVLRLHACSKLSELPDSLRELQELRFLDISECITMELPEWISDLHSLRKLNMGGCSEPSELPRSAIDLVNLKNVICDEGTANLWKRLKCHLPELNITVTKRDHNLFWLGDH; this comes from the exons atggaaTTCTGGGGAGGACTTTTTCTGGGGCCAGTAGCTCAAGAattattgaatttgattttagaAATCAAAGATAGGGTCTTTCATTTCAAAGATTATCTGGAAACTCTCCAATCCACTGTCGAACTCATTATTCCAGTGATCGAAGAAGGTGATCTTCAAAATGCAACAGATCATCATCGTCCAAGAACCCATATGGAGAAATTAAAGGTAGAGttggagaaagggaaagagcTTCTGTCAAATTGTTCGGATATCCCATTCTGGAATTTTTTCAACAGGTATAGATACAAGCAACGAATCGAGGAACTGAATATAAATTTGCGTGAGTGTTTCCAGATGGTTCTCAATCAAGAGATCCTTGTTGAGctcagagaaggaagaaaggtgAGTTTGAGATCAGAGCTTTCATGTGCTGCTTCTGTCCCGGATAGGACCTTTGGATTGGATTTGCCTCTGATGGAACTGAAGATGCTATTGTTTAGAGAGAATGTTAGGGTTCTTGGGCTGTGTGGTCCTCCGGGTTGTGGGAAGACAACTTTAGCTTCCCTGCTTTGCATGGATAAAGATGTGATAG ACAGTTTCAACAACATATTCTTTCTTAGAGTTTCAAGCACACCTAACTTGAAGGAGATGGTAGAGAGATTGTTTCAACAGATGACATTGAATCGAACACCTAcattcatagatgatgaagatgcAGTAATGCAGCTTGGAAGTTTGCTGGAGAGGGAACCAAATACCACCTTGTTAGCTCTAGATGATGTTTGGGATGACTCACTTGTTCAGAAATTTCTCTTCAGgatagaaaaatataaaatcattgtTACTTCAAGAGCTGAATTCCCAACGTTTGATGATACATATTCTTTGAAAATGCTTACTGAACCAGATGCCATGGCACTCTTTCGTCACTCAGCATTATTATCTCCTCAGAATGGGAATGGGAACTATGAGGAGCCTGATTGTGATCTTCTAAATAAG ATAGTAGATGGTTGCAAGGGACTACCACTTGCTCTTTCTGTGATTGGACACTCATTGTGTAGGCAACCTCCCTGGGTGTGGCAAAACACTGAGAGGAAACTGTCAAGTTGCTCCATTTTTGATCCCCACAGCATTTTGCTGAATAGACTTGGAACAAGCATAGatgtattggagaagaaggTTCAAGAATGTTTTATGGACTTGAGTTCCTTTCCTGAAGGCCAGAGGATCCCTGCGTCATCTCTGATAGATATTTGGGTTGAACTCCATGGAATTGATAAAGTTGATGCTTATGTCATCCTCCTTGAACTTTCCACTAAAAATCTTGTTAATCTCATTGAAATCTCAAG AGAAGATGCAGGGGAGATTGATGGTAACATGAATAAGCTATTTGTTACCCAGCATGATCTGCTCAGAGATTTAGCTATCTACCGAAGCCGGCTGCAGGGTACAAGGTTAATcgtggaaagaaaagaagacagcCTACTTAAGAGAAAGAGGGAACAAGAGTATAAAGCATGCCTCGTCTCTATCCACACAG GTGAAAAGTTCTTGTCAAACTGGTGCAACATGCATCTTCCTGAAACTGAGGTTTTAATCCTGGATTTCTTTGCCACCAAGTACAATTTACCCCCATtcatggagaaaatggagaagctGAAGGTTCTGATTATAGTAAATCGTGGGCACTACTATTCCCAATTGAATTTTTTGACAACACCTAGCTATTTCTCCCATTTAAAGAGAGTGAGGTTGGAAAAGGTTTTGATCCCTTCCCTCACTGAAATCGCAATGCCATTGAAGAACTTAAAGAAGATATCTTTGTTTATGTGTCAATTTGGCCAAGCGTTGAATTGGGAGTTTAACTTTCCTTGCATGTTTCCAAATCTTGTTGAGATTGATATCGACTATTGCAATGATCTTGAGGAATTGCCTCAAGGGATTTGCAATCTTGTCCAGTTACAGACTCTCAGCATATCTAACTGTCATGAATTATCTGCAATACCTGAGAGAATTGGATGTTTGAGAGATTTAGAAGTGCTAAGGCTGCATGCTTGTTCAAAATTGTCTGAGCTACCTGACTCTTTAAGAGAACTCCAGGAGTTACGGTTTCTTGATATATCTGAATGTATCACTATGGAGCTGCCTGAATGGATTAGTGATCTCCATAGTCTGAGAAAACTTAACATGGGAGGGTGCTCAGAGCCGAGCGAATTGCCTCGTTCGGCCATTGACCTTGTGAATCTAAAGAATGTGATCTGTGATGAAGGGACTGCCAATCTTTGGAAACGTCTCAAATGTCATTTACCTGAGCTGAACATTACAGTGACTAAACGCGACCACAACTTATTCTGGCTTGGTGATCACTAG